In Panicum virgatum strain AP13 chromosome 4N, P.virgatum_v5, whole genome shotgun sequence, a single window of DNA contains:
- the LOC120670261 gene encoding protein MIZU-KUSSEI 1-like, producing the protein MAARAFHAASPVPASPLQSIKNATGGLANLQWLLRKRASRVRHGRPVEAPRERDDDDECASMFAGATPNVAPGAGPAPDRRGGEALSRLRSAILAVLTRARRGGRRRAAMAGSSVTGTIFGRRRGRVHLALQTDPRAPPALLLELAAYSTGALVREMASGLVRLALECEKQPPPHQLSPGDHQSRRPRQAAALALVEEATWRAYCNGRKCGYAVRRECGADEWRVLRAVEPVSVGAGVLPDGDDAGATGGEGDLMYMRAKFERVVGSRDSEAFYMVNPDGGGGPELSIYLLRV; encoded by the exons ATGGCAGCAAGGGCCTTCCACGCCGcgtcgccggtgccggcctcgcCGCTGCAGTCCATTAAGAACGCCACGGGCGGGCTCGCCAACCTGCAGTGGCTGCTCAGGAAGCGCGCCAGCCGGGTGCGGCACGGCCGGCCCGTCGAGGCGCCGCGGGAgcgggacgacgacgacgagtgcGCCTCCATGTTCGCCGGCGCCACGCCCAACGTGGCGCCCGGCGCGGGACCAGCCCcggaccggcgcggcggcgaggcgctgtCGCGGCTCCGCTCGGCGATCCTGGCCGTGCtgacgcgcgcgcgccgcggcgggcgccgccgggcggcgatggcgggctcGTCCGTCACCGGCACCAtcttcggccgccgccgcgggcgcgtgCACCTCGCGCTGCAGACCGACCCGCGCGCCCCGCCCGCGCTCctgctcgagctcgccgcctaCTCCACCGGCGCGCTGGTCAGGGAGATGGCGTCCGGCCTCGTCCGTCTCGCGCTCGAGTGCGAGAAGCAGCCGCCCCCGCACCAGCTATCACCAG GTGACCACCAGagtcggcggccgcggcaggcggcggcgctagcgctggtggaggaggcgacGTGGCGCGCCTACTGCAACGGCCGCAAGTGCGGGTACGCCGTGCGCCGGGAGTGCGGCGCGGACGAGTGGCGGGTGCTGCGCGCCGTGGAGCCCGTCTCCGTGGGCGCCGGGGTGCTCCcggacggcgacgacgcgggcgccaccggcggcgagggcgacctCATGTACATGAGGGCCAAGTTCGAGCGCGTGGTGGGGTCCAGGGACTCGGAGGCGTTCTACATGGTGAaccccgacggcggcggcgggcccgaGCTCAGCATCTACCTCCTCAGGGTTTAG
- the LOC120670192 gene encoding protein DETOXIFICATION 16-like yields MASALDTLCGQAFGAGQHHLLGIYMQRAMFLLTVVSIPLAVVWFYTGEILLLFGQDPDIATEAGAYARWMIPALFAYGLLQCHVRFLQTQNIVVPVMAAAGAAAACHLAVYWALVSGLGLGGKGAALGSAVSYWVNVAVLAVYVRASPRCSKPWTGFSVEAFRAALGFLRLAVPSALMVCLEWWSFELLVLLSGLLPNPQLETSVLSITLNTANCLFMVPYGLGAAISTRVSNELGAGRPRAARLAVRVVMLLAVSEGLVTGSVLVCVRYVWGRVYSDDEEVVRCVARMMLVLAVSNFFDGIQCVLSGVARGCGWQKVGAWVNLGAFYIVGVPAAYLIAFVLCAGGMGLWTGIICSIVVQVVLLLLITLRTDWQKEATKAKNRVLDSSLPTDLVVAT; encoded by the exons ATGGCCAGCGCCCTGGACACCCTGTGCGGCCAAGCGTTCGGCGCCGGGCAGCACCACCTCCTGGGCATCTACATGCAGCGCGCCATGTTCCTCCTCACCGTCGTCAGCATCCCCCTCGCCGTCGTCTGGTTCTACACCGGCGAGATCCTGCTCCTGTTCGGCCAGGACCCGGACATCGCCACGGAGGCCGGCGCCTACGCCCGGTGGATGATCCCGGCGCTCTTCGCCTACGGGCTGCTACAGTGCCACGTCCGGTTCCTGCAGACGCAGAACATCGTGGTGCCGGTgatggcggccgccggcgccgccgcggcgtgccACCTGGCCGTGTACTGGGCGCTGGTCTCCGGCCTCGGCTTGGGCGGCAAGGGCGCCGCGCTCGGCAGCGCCGTCTCCTACTGGGTCAACGTCGCCGTGCTGGCCGTCTACGTCAGGGCGTCGCCTCGCTGTAGCAAGCCCTGGACGGGCTTTTCCGTGGAAGCATTCCGTGCCGCCCTCGGGTTTCTCAGGCTCGCCGTGCCGTCCGCCCTCATGGTCTG CTTGGAGTGGTGGTCCTTTgagctgctcgtgctcctgtcGGGCCTTCTTCCGAACCCCCAGCTCGAGACATCCGTCCTTTCCATCAC GCTCAACACTGCCAACTGCTTGTTCATGGTCCCCTACGGCCTCGGCGCCGCAATAAG CACCCGTGTCTCGAACGAGCTCGGCgcggggcggccgcgggcggcccGCCTCGCCGTGCGCGTCGTCATGCTCCTGGCCGTCTCGGAAGGGCTCGTGACGGGGTCGGTGCTGGTGTGCGTGCGCTACGTCTGGGGCCGCGTCTAcagcgacgacgaggaggtTGTGAGATGCGTGGCGAGGATGATGCTGGTCCTTGCAGTGTCCAACTTCTTCGATGGAATTCAGTGCGTTCTGTCAG GTGTGGCTCGAGGCTGCGGGTGGCAGAAGGTCGGCGCCTGGGTCAACCTCGGCGCGTTCTACATCGTCGGCGTCCCGGCAGCATACCTCATAGCCTTCgtcctttgcgccggcggaatG GGCCTCTGGACCGGGATCATTTGCAGCATTGTGGTGCAAGTCGTGCTGCTCCTGCTCATCACGTTGCGCACTGACTGGCAGAAAGAG GCGACCAAGGCGAAGAACAGAGTGCTCGATTCTTCTCTTCCGACAGATCTCGTCGTCGCAACATGA